The DNA sequence GCCTGGCGGGCGTGCCCGAAACCGTGCTGAACACCGAAGTCGGCATCCGCAACAGGCTGTCGGCCCACGAAGCCCGTGCGTTGCTTTTCGGGCACCGGCTGCGTGGACGCATGCTGGATTCAGGGGAAGAACACGAAGCCGTCGTTTCGCCCGAGGGCATTGCCACCTTGACGGGAGGCTGGGCCTCGCTTGGCGCCGGGCGGATGAGCAACGTCGAGGTCCGGTTTGAGAAGGATGAAGTTTGCTTCCTCTGGCTGCAGACGACGAACCTTTGTGGGGTGCTGTTGCGAAATCCCGGAGGACTGAGCGCCCGGGAAAACGAATTCTTCTGGTACCACGGCGACAGAGCCTTCACCTTCTCGCAGGTGCGCTAGAGCCTTTGCGCAACAGGCTACCCCACCCGCTCCAGCACGCTGAACTGGAAAGCCTGTGTCGAGTTCCACGGCGTCGTGTGCTGGTGCATTAATTGTTCAACCAGCCGGAACGACGGTCCGATCATCTCGGCCAGTGCCGCAGGGTCGTAGCGCACCACCGGCAGGCCGCTGCAGCGCTCCGGCCCGTCGGGGGCGAAGGTGGCGATGACCGCGTGCCCGCCAAGCGCCACGGCTGCCGTCAACCGCTCGATATAGGCGGCTCTGTCTTCCGGATCGGTCAGGAAATGAAAGGCGGCGCGATCGTGCCAGATGTCGTAGCTTTGATCCGGCTCCCACTCTGTCACATCGGCGGCAATCCACTGCACGTCATCAGCCCGTAACCCAAGCCTCGCCTTGGCCGCCTCAAGTGCCGACGGAGACAGATCGAGCACCGTGACCATCTTCACGCCCTCGTCAAGCAACGCGTCCACCAGCCGCGAGGCGCCACCACCGACATCGATCAGCGACGTCGAAGCAATTGTCGCAT is a window from the Ensifer adhaerens genome containing:
- a CDS encoding class I SAM-dependent methyltransferase, whose product is MQNKNRQAQWDNAYQTKGEAGVSWFEDTPAISLELIRKHATIASTSLIDVGGGASRLVDALLDEGVKMVTVLDLSPSALEAAKARLGLRADDVQWIAADVTEWEPDQSYDIWHDRAAFHFLTDPEDRAAYIERLTAAVALGGHAVIATFAPDGPERCSGLPVVRYDPAALAEMIGPSFRLVEQLMHQHTTPWNSTQAFQFSVLERVG